Within the Siniperca chuatsi isolate FFG_IHB_CAS linkage group LG18, ASM2008510v1, whole genome shotgun sequence genome, the region TAAGAATTGggaataaaaatattcaaattcaaatcctATCCGCATGTATTTAATAGCAATTTATCAAGCagaacataaacttaaatacGACATTTGACTTCCAGCAGTCAACTCCCCTCTCATCCACAGCCACTACATTTCACACATGTGGCTGGCGCTGGATAAGCCAGCTAAACTGTACTGTTTTGACTGGGCCTGAACGTTCTGCTGTTAAGCTAGCACTAATGGGAGAGAGGACATCCTGTGATTTctctattaaaaaaacaaaacaaaactaaacaaacaaacctggGAATCTATAAAAACGGAGCGAccaggttacatcgctgtctctgtcctctgctctctgtctgtgtcatggatgtataaagagctgcaggtctgCGTGTTTGTTTGACCGAGGGCAGGGATGAGCTACACACGCAGAGCAGACACAGCAGACAGGATGAAaaatgtacttgagtaaatgtacttgcttgagtaaatgtacttagttacattccaccactgctaatcctactcattctgcctttaaagacTAATCTGATTAATCACTATATTCAAATTGAGGATTTTTAATTTTAGGGTAATGACGTCATAAAATATGACGACAGAAGACATTCGAAGCTTCATTCGAAAACCTCAATAGAAGACGTTCGGTACAGCCCTACATTTGTTTATGAAATGGTcagaaataacaggaaaatgCATAGATTCCTGTCAAATAAGGTAACACAGACTCATTGCCTTTACTGTACACGACTTACTGTCGTGTGTAGTCACCCCCCAAACTCCCATTCTgagccaggaaaaaccctgGCATGAGCGAAGAGTTACCTGTATTTACGGTTTCCTCCTACAAGCCAGGACTCAGAGGATGCCAAAAAAAGTTAAGTGACAGTGAGCCAATCTTTGACCCTCACTAATCCACCCTCAGGGTGATATCTGGACTTCATCAATAAAAGGGAGCaaggaacaaaagaaaccaactttGCAATTCAGAGTCAAATGTACATTTGATATACCATGTTTAATTATTGTTACAGGAAGAATGTgaagttttatttcaacatgctgattttgatgcAGGAACTGAACGAACCAGAACTAATTTCACATAtacacagggtgtgtgtgtatgcctgctCGGGGACTGCCGCCCCCCCTTCACCTCTCTCAAGGGAGAAAAGGAAGACAGACATTCCTTTGCATCATACTGACATGTATTGATGGTactttagtattttatttactgttataGTTAAGCCTACCTATaacagcaatatctatctagTAATCTAGTATATAACAGatagtaataaatgtttcatgtaAGCCTATAAAGTCGTTGCCCTTCgttttctgtaacttacattCAGTCACTTTACGTATCCACCccttgttttacctcttgctacctgatttcaggttaattccttcacaaagctaatttgtgcattatctcttgaCTGATCTAGAGAGACAGCTTTGTGTCAAACAAGAGCTACATATTAACTACATGTGAAATGGTGGAGAATGataattaaattgctgctgcttcatattGGTGGAGAATGTCGGCAtaaaagttgaacctggctcaacttttccCACAACACAACATCATCTGGCTATGAAGGACAACATTCCAGTCactagtgtttgtgttttactagtagctatttctgctgctctcgctcatcacagttaattttgtttgattcttcattatagtgattaactatctgctataaatttaaacatacactagttctgctcaagcactcatagctctctctccttcttttaacgactttcttgctaatcccacagtttacacactattcattttgctagctaccgttctttagctttgcagctagcaatggcttctctctccctctcctgctcggtgtgtcaaatgtttagctattcttctgcctcctttagtgataatggtacatgtaataaatgtagtttatttgtagcattggaggcaaggcttagtgaattggaaacgtggTTCCGCACCATGAGAACTCAACCATTAGCCGCTGTAGCCAGCTGCCAGTAGTcagtgcggaccgaccagaggtagctcctgttagccgtctcagccagggaggctgggtgactgtccgaaggaggCATAGCACTAaacagaagcccacggttcaccaccaacctgttcacgtttctaacaagttctcctcactcagcgacacacccgctgagaaaccaaccgattattggcagctccactttgagaaacatgaagttagcgacaccagcgaccatagtcaaatgtattcctgggtccagagcgggcgacgttgaatcctatttaaaactgctggctaaggataaacgtaaatacagtaagattgctATTCACGTCAGCGGTAAAGACTcctgattacgccaatcggaggtcactaaattaatgttgagtcagtgtTCACATATGCatagacaatgtcggactccatagttttctctgggcccctgcaaacctgaccagtgatgacatgtttagccgcatgtcttcattgcACCGTCgatggctgtcgaggtggtgtccagcaaacaatgtgggctttgtagttaattggcggactttttggggaagacctggtctgattaggagagacggcattcatcccactttggatggagcggctctcatatctagaaagtttattagtggaccaaaaccatgacaactcagagttcagaccaggaggcagagttgcagtcctacacgcttctctgcgcttccagagcagttacccacccaaaactccttagtgaccacttaaattaataaagtcaaaagttaacagaagaggagctgagtttttatcaagtttagtccttaaaacagataaagtaattattgtaggtgatttcaatattcatgtggacattgaaaatgatagccttagtactgcatttatctcattagattcgtttggcttttgtcagagtgtacatgaagtcactcactgttttaaccacaccctcaaccttgttctggtatatggcattgaaattgaacatttaatagtctttccacagaatccttctttatcggaccattacttAGTAACTTTTGAACTtctgatagtgctgcaggctcactgcgaacgacactcaattctatcgctcctctaaaaaagaagataataaaacaaagaaggttagctccatggtataacccccaaacctgccaattacagcaaacatcacaaaaacttgaaaggaaatgccgttccaacaacctggaagaatctcgtttagtctggcaagattgtcttaaaacatacaggaaggccttccgtaatgccagagcagcttactaatcattaatagaggaaaataaaaaacaaccccagctttttttcagcactgtaaccaggctgacagagagtcatagctctattgaaccatgtattcctatattaacaggctatgtaccacagtcctttaaagtagctgtagttaaacctcttcttaaaaagcctactcttgatccaggggttttagtcaactatagacctatatctaaccttccctttctttctaagatccttgagagagcagtcgccaatcagttgtgtgactttctaaataacaatagtttatttgaggattttcagtcaggattttgagtgcatcatagcacagaaacagcactggtgaaaattacaaatgaccttttaattgcatcagacaatggacttatctctgtacttgtcttgttagatcttagtgctgcgtttgacaccattgaccatcacatcctattacagagactggaacatgtaattggcattaaaaggagccgcactaagctggtttaagtttgtacatgttgtacatgtcctccgtgcacgcccaagttagtcacggaattccacaaggttctgtgcttggaccgattctattcaccttatatatgcttcctttaggcaatattattaggaaacgctccataaactttcattgttatgcagatgatacccaattatatctatcgatcaagccagatgaaactaaccagttaactaaacttcaagtatgccttaaggacataaagacctggatgacctgcaactttctgatgttaaactcagacaaaactgaagttattgcaCATTATCtaaaagatatagttactctcgatggcattgtcctggcttccagcagcaccgtaaggaaccttggagttatctttgatcaggatttatcctttaactcccacatgaaacaaacttcaaggactgccttttttcacctacgtaacattgcaaaaataaggcacatcctgtctccaaatgatgccgaaaaacttgtgcatgcatttgttacttctaggttggactactgtaattccttattatccggctgcccgaataagttccttaagactctccagttgatccagaatgctgcggcacgtgtactgacaagaactaggaaaagagatcatatttctccaatattagcttctctgcactggctctttgtaaaatccagaacagaaaatccttctcctcacctacaaagctcttaatggtctagcagcatcgtatcttaaagatctcataataccttattatccgactagaacactatgctcccagaatgcagggttacttgtgatTCCTAgtaaagtagaatgggagctagagccttcagttatcaagctcctctcctgtggaacatcccaatgtgggtttgggaggcagacaccatctccacatttaagagtaggcttaagactttcctctttgataaagcttatagttagggctggcttgggtaagtcttgaaccatcccttagttatgctgctataagcctagactgccgggagacttcccatgatgcacctctttcctctctccttctccatctgtatgcatttttatcccattactgcatgttaataactcgacatcttctctctcccgtacttttgtgctttcttgtttctctcctctctccttctgttgctttcagcaggtatttctggctccggagctgcagagactggatctgtggttgtgggccaccttctgcccctgtgttcctgcttgacaactgctactaaaGTTGtcattggctctgttactaatactgacattatttttcctatagctgtcattcctattattattaacactacaattacaattctatttttaaaaaaaataaaaattctaggtggtatttgcattgtacgTCCCCTAATCGAAACATAACACAGGAGctgcggatggccgcccacaattgagtctggttctgtccaaggtttctgactcttaaaggaagttttttcttgccactgtcgccaaatgcttgctcatggtgggatttgttgggtctctgtgaataatacaaagactacggtctagacctgctctataggaaaagtgcaatgagataacttgtgttatgaattggcgctatataaataaaatggaattgaatTGGAGAATGTTGGCAtaaaagttgaacctggctcaacttttccCCACAACACAACCTCATCCGGCTAGGTGCTccattggccaatcaaatatcACACATTCCTGGTGGATTAATTCGTAACAAACATTGTATTTCTACTGTTGGTACAATAACTGTCacaactttccagagttgtaaaatcctgtctcagatTAGaaaccactgtgcagtgttttggtgtctaaTAACCCTTCAAACTCATAGATCTTGACCTAATGGATCGTATTTCATTAGGTCACCAGTACCTCGAGCAACACGCCCCCACCAACAAAGCaccttgtgttgttttaatgtagggctgttttcagtctgaacaaacCAAGGTGAAGAGCAATAAGCCTACCAAGTAGTACTGCAGCGGGTTAGGCCAGATGTCATCCTTGATCACTTCTCCCAGCTCGTCAGCTCCTGCATCCGAGTGGTCGGTAAACCAGGTGAAGAAGCTCTCTGGCTCCTCGTGTTGCCTTTTCTTTCCAGCTTTGTTTGGCGTCTGGCCTGTACGCTTCGTCAGGTCCTGGGGAGGGAAATGTGTTCGGTCAAGGTTGAAGGTTAAAGTGTTTATTGATAAGAGAATAATAATTGTTACAATTGTCCATTGTTACACGTGcaaaaacctgaaaaacatCAAGATAGTCCAACATTGGGAGGACTAGAGAAAGGCTGAAGTAAATATAGGGCAATggaaagtgaaattaaattgttgttgttgttgttcctaCTCCTTAGATTAATGAGATTGTGAAGTAGCATTAAAAAAgataattgaataatttttcataaaatcacacatacaagccaaagaaaaatgcaaaccAACCTTTCCAGCTTTCCATTTGATTTCAGTTGATTTGGAAACAGGATCTCCACTCTCGTTTACATTAAACTCTTTGGAGAGGGCTTTGTTCTCAAAGTACGGATTCTCGTCAAAATActacaaaagagaaaacacatctGTATCAGTATATGGCGTGACATTATTAATGTATAAATACAAAGTTAACCCAACAACTCACAAAATCTATTCTATATCCAGACTTGATATCCTCAAACTCAGTGACTTCCACCCTTGACAAGTAATGAAGTGcttcctcgtcctcttcccCCAGAAGAGCTGAAACTACAGGTCAGACACATAGGCCAAGCACAGACACTGTTAGCTATTGATCAGACCATTTTCTGTGTGCTTATGAGAAATACATCaacatttaaaagcattaaaCTGTTGTAAATAAATTGAGACAATGGCTGTTTAATCCACTGATGATAATTTCTGTTACAAGCAAAGTTAGCTTTTAAGGTTAGAATCcccatatatacacatactgaCTACTAAAagaataacaacaaaatataacagtTTACCTTGTGGATGATTGACGAATGTTGTGACCCAGAAGTTGGGGATTTTGGCTATGAGTTCTGATCGCTTCTGAAAGAATGGCTGGCGTAATTTGTTGTACTTCTGCTCTACTTTTAAAATTTCTTCACTTGCCTGTTCGTTAAGTCTagggagaaagaagacaaaaacatgtCAATAATAACACGTTCTCCAAGCACCCATCTTTCAATGCTCACAAACAAGATTCAAACTCACCTGTCAATTTCATTCTGTACTTCGTCAATGTGTTCAATTGCTTCCTGTTGCTCTTTTTctgaaaggaaaaggaaacttaaaatacatatccacagacacacatacataaaatatacacacacaaatacatattatGGGGGGTGTAAAGGCTCATGGAGGACAAGACGCATATACATACGCTTGTGTGATTATTTACTAGTCccaaatgtgtgcatgttaagCTGTGCTTCAACCGcgggaactttccccagggactagcaACCTTTTGGAGGAACTCAGTGTGTTTACACTGCAGGGACCAGGGTTAATTTCCAGAGACGTTATTTTATCCCCCAAAAAgttcagtatttaaaacaggtaagagtgcataggttaaaataagcaatgGCCCTTATGCTGAATttcaggtgatgtgtttaataagttaaaacaacagttatatgcagctgtgtgatgggtgtaatcTAAttggtgtaatttgcctaatcttcccgGGACTTAAGACTGCGGTGGAAACACTGACAATAATGGGCTGAGGAACTTTTTGGTTCCTTGGGATAAAAGTTCctggtactttgggtggaaacatGGCTTATGCGAgtctgtgtgtgattagtaCCACTCAGCCATGCAGACGTATGGGCACATGACTCCTAACTCACAGGCGTGTGTGTATACGTACAAGTCACAGTAAAGCCATTTAAGTGTGCGGTGGGCAAATACTGGCTGTGCGCATATATCAAAAGCTAGTTAGTTCATATACACTGGAAGCAGGTTAGCTACAATAATAAGTGATGCTTTATCCACAGACCTTTATTTTATCCGTTAATCTAGTCAGCCACGACTAGTACTAAAAGTAGGATTTCAAGCCAATTTAGCTGCATATTTAGCCAGGCATccatctgcagctcaggacaactatatatatataacctcAAAGTTACTTTGTAAAAACATCAGACTTCACATTAgacaaaacatcacattttcatGCTTAAAACGATTCTTCAAGTCAGTAATTagaatgttttaaaacaaattgaaatattttcGCTGTGAATCTGAACCATTTATATTTCACTGGTCTCACATACAAGACATATTTACGACATCTGCTTTTGATTGAATATGATCACGATTTTACAATATTTCGTATTTTCGTGATTACAGTATAATCGAACTCGATTCTCAGTCGTTTCTCCATTGAGTGCATGTTAAATGCCAGGAGTGGTGTGTTGGTGTGCGCGTGTGGTGGATCCATGGCAAACAGaccctctgcctcctccagtCTGGAGCTTCCTGTTCCTGCTAAAGGCGGCCTGGTTTGAATGAGGGACTTGACGACGTGTCGCTGCGAAATGCTATCTGCTTCACATTGATATTAACATACTGCGAGGTCCACCAAAGCCCTTTTACGCATGTTAAACACATTAACTTTCATAATGCCACCTCGTAGCGACATTATAGCTATCTAAACGAATGAGAAGCGCTTGTTTACATTTTGCCCAGCTACGAACTCGCACACAAAGCCAAGCTCACAAGCATGGTTATGTTAAGCTgaacagctaacgttaacgttatcGGTGCCCGGCCCTTCTTGACAAATGGAAAACGGGACATATTGAATGTTGCACTTGCTAATAATGTGGGCAAACAATCGTTTATGAAGCTCCAGCCACAAACGTGTAACGAGGAAATGCACGGCTGCGTGCGATTTCATCAATAAGTGTTACCTCCCTACAACAAACCTCCCAAAATTGTCTCAATGAACAATAACTGCACATCACGTTAAATGCAGCTTATGCAATGCAAATACCGGCCCCCTTCTTGTGAACTAGAAGCTAATGTAAGCTAATAGCTAGCTAACCTCTCACGCTGGCTAAATAGTTAGCCCATAATAGCATGCTACATTGCTTTACAATCCTGCTCAACAGCATTTTACCCCAACGTCTATTTGCAAGAAAAGGTCAATTAAGCTGTTCACCCATAAACATATATCA harbors:
- the LOC122866190 gene encoding protein SET-like, which gives rise to MSASSAKVSRKENSNHDGADETSEKEQQEAIEHIDEVQNEIDRLNEQASEEILKVEQKYNKLRQPFFQKRSELIAKIPNFWVTTFVNHPQVSALLGEEDEEALHYLSRVEVTEFEDIKSGYRIDFYFDENPYFENKALSKEFNVNESGDPVSKSTEIKWKAGKDLTKRTGQTPNKAGKKRQHEEPESFFTWFTDHSDAGADELGEVIKDDIWPNPLQYYLVPDMEDEEGDGDDDDEEEGLEDIDEGEEEEDEDEDGDGEDGEDDGEDD